Below is a genomic region from Elusimicrobiota bacterium.
TGGGTTTTGTGCCGGAGAAAAGGGATAAGCCTGCTTCGGAAGGTTTTGAGATAACAAAAGAGATCAAGCCGATGCTGGGCGGGTCGGGGGCTTTCAAGGCGGGGGCGCGGGCGGTGGTAACTATTACGGTCAAGACGCCGCAGGACCGGACTTTTGTGGCGGTCAACGACCCGGTGCCGGCGGGTTTTGAGATAGTGAATACGGCTTTCGCGGTGGAAAGTTCGGAGGACGCGCGGACGCTGGCGGCCAAGGGGGAGCGCGGGGGGGACTGGGGTGAATTTGAGCGGGCGGAGAAGTATGACGACCGGATGCTCATTTTCGCGGATTATCTGACGGCGGGGGAGCACAAGTATTCCTATATTGTGCAGGCGACGGTGCCGGGGGTGTATTATGCGCCGTCGACGCTTGTGGAAGGCATGTACGAGCCCGAAGTCTTCGGCCGCACCGCCGCCTCCACCGTGGAGATAGAAAAGCCGTAACAGTTTAAATATATACCTTGTCACCCCCGAGATTCGTTATCGGGGGTCCAGTCAATGGCAAGTCGGGGCTTGTCCCGCACTTTGGCTGGTTTCCAGAAAAAGTGCGGGGTCCTGTCACCGGGATTTGTCCGCGGGGGTCGGGTCGGCCAGCGCGGCCGCCCTTATCCTCAGGCTCCACTGACTGCAAGACCAAGTCGCCTTCCGGAAAACCCCCGCGAACAAACCCCGGTGCCACCCCTTAGATTGTCACGTTTCTCTGGCTCATTAAATTAATAGGTTATTTTCCCCGCCCATTAACGATAAATCCGAATATCCCACCCATTTTAACGCGACAGACCTTTGTCGTGTTCGTCTGCTATGCTATTTATGTGGATATTAAGGAGGAGGGTGTGTATTCCAGAGCAAAGCAATACAGTTTAGCGGAATATATCCCTTCTAAAGTCTCATAACATTCCGTTGTCGTGATGATCTTCATGGACTGTTTAAAAATGTTTAAGGAGGATATATGTGCATATCTACAAGAGGAACACAATCGTATACTCGGGAGGACCTCATGCAGGACAATCTATTCCGAATTAGTTATAATAAAATTATGAGCACACCTTTACCAGTTTCAAATTCCGCAGTAATGCCCACCAGAGAAATCAAACTGGGGGAAAAGGAAAAACTGGCGAAGAATAGACTTAACCTCATTTATGAAAAAGATTGTCTCGTCTTTATGGATGAGCTGCCGGGAGAATCGCTCGATGTGATTGTAACCTCTCCTCCTTATAATTTACATAAAAAGTATTCAAAATATAAAGACAACAAAGAAAATGGTGAATATGTTGCGTGGATGGGGTTAGTCGCTGAAAAGAGTAAAAGAGTCTTAAAAGATGATGGCTCTTTTTTTCTCAATATCGTTGGATCTCCTAGTGAACCTTGGGTTCCTTTCGATGTGGCTAAAGAGTTTTCTAAGTATTTTAAATTACAAAACACCATCCACTGGGTTAAAGCAATCGCACTCCCAAAGGAGAGCACGGAGACGAAATCTAATTCAAATGGGCTTAATGGGGATATTTCGTTGGGGCACTTTAAGCCCATAAATACCCCTAAATATTTAAACCAATGTCATGAGTATATTTTTCACTTTACAAAAAACGGGACAGTGGAATTAGACAAGTTGGCGATTGGTGTGCCTTATCAACATGAGAGCAATAGAACTCGATGGAAAACCAAATCAAACAAAAGAGATAGGGGAAACATCTGGTTTGTTAGATATGAAAACAAACAGGGTGCTTTTACTCCCATCGTCCATCCGGCAGTATTTCCGGAAAAAATACCCTACCTCTGTGTAAAACTTCATGGAATAGCACCCGAAATGATAGTTTACGACCCATTCATGGGAATCGGAACCACTGCTCTTGCCTGCCTTCGACTCGGTGTGTCATTTTTAGGTACTGAGATAGATCCTAGATATGTAAAAGAAGCTGAAAAAGCTATTTTCAAACGAAAACAAGACTTGTTAATACTAAAATCAAATGGACATTAATCCAAAAGATAAAATAACAATCAAGGAAATATCTCAGTTGCCCGGGGAACTTGGGAAGCGTAGTTTTTCTGAGATTCTTATGGCTGTCTGCAATTACAACATTTTGCCAATGACTTTAACCGACCCGGATGACAGCAAACTGTTAGATACAATCAAAAAAGCGATGGATAATTTCATGAAGGCCAGCCGAAAATCGGAAACACGATATAAAGCAAGTCGGGCAAATGAAGCTGGCAGTAAAATGGAAAGCGCAATTGTTGAAGAAATGAAAAAGACATCGTTGAACCCAGAAAAACTTGGAAGTAGTGGTTATCCTGATTTGCTTATAAATTTAGATGGGAAAATATCATATATTGAATTAAAAACAAGTGCACAGAAGAATAAAAAAGGAACCCACCATCGGCTATTCTATTTCACGTCTGGGAAGAAAATAAAAATGGATGCACACCATCTGCTATTGCAAATTCAAATAATTGAGGAAGCGGATAAATATTGGAAGGTGGCTTCCTGGGAACTACGTGATTTGTATAACTTAAAGGTTGGCTTAAAAACAGAATGGAACGCCAATC
It encodes:
- a CDS encoding site-specific DNA-methyltransferase, translating into MQDNLFRISYNKIMSTPLPVSNSAVMPTREIKLGEKEKLAKNRLNLIYEKDCLVFMDELPGESLDVIVTSPPYNLHKKYSKYKDNKENGEYVAWMGLVAEKSKRVLKDDGSFFLNIVGSPSEPWVPFDVAKEFSKYFKLQNTIHWVKAIALPKESTETKSNSNGLNGDISLGHFKPINTPKYLNQCHEYIFHFTKNGTVELDKLAIGVPYQHESNRTRWKTKSNKRDRGNIWFVRYENKQGAFTPIVHPAVFPEKIPYLCVKLHGIAPEMIVYDPFMGIGTTALACLRLGVSFLGTEIDPRYVKEAEKAIFKRKQDLLILKSNGH